The following DNA comes from Centropristis striata isolate RG_2023a ecotype Rhode Island chromosome 3, C.striata_1.0, whole genome shotgun sequence.
AATGTGTGTAGATTTCAGGCGGGATACACTTTGCCACTTGGAGGCTCCACAGTCGTTGCTGCCTCTGATGCATCATCGTCCACCAAGGGCTCTTTACCACACAGCAGGAATGGCACTGCGTATTTACgaaactaaagaaaacacaatgagcAGGAGAGTACAAAGTTCAGCCAAGACAATCTTATGCATTAACAAAACATTCAGCAGCTATAAAGGTGCATTattgtgcatacatacatacatacatacagtacaagtttggacacaccttctcattcaatgcgtttcctttattttcatgactatttacattgtagattcatcaaaactattaatgaacacgtggaattatgtacttaacaaaaaagtgtgaaataactgaaaacatgtcttatattctagtaagcaaagggtggttactttgaggaatctaaaatacaagacatgttttcagttatttcacactttttttgttaagtacataattccatatgtgttcattcatagttttgatgccttcagtgagaatctacaatgtaaatagtcatgaaaataaagaaaacgcattgaacgagaaggtgtgtgtccaaacttttggcctgtactgtacatacatacatacatacatacatacaaatcaTGTAAATGACATATGCTATAGAATAATGTTTAACAAATattcaacaataataaatatatagacaaataaacaataacttttttttaaaatcatcttTAATTCTCTCCATTTAGCATTTACAAGCATCATAAAAacgttaaataataaaatactataatgtattttaaagcagaaaaatgaACTTATTAATGTAGTTGTAACACAGTTGCAatttgtcaaaagtattgatagcTGCTGTAGAGGATATTATAGTGTGTATAGGTTATGCaccatttattttgtttatatagAGCTTTTAAATGCTAAATCTGGTtggttaaaataaagtgttgaaaTTGTTACGATGACTCAAACAACTTTTCATAAAAGAGTTATGTACATGCACTGTTTTTTCTTAGTCTTGAAAAAATTTAGTGATTAAGAAATTCTGCAATAAAGGCCCTTTCTAATAAGGGAAGACTTAAAACTCTTGATTTgtctaaattaaatgtatttaatgtatccattacaattattatatttacaatTCAACAGTAGAagttattattacaatatatcTTTGCCCTCAATATCTTATGACAATGTATACTGACCATCAGtaccactagatggtgctgctGTGAAGTATTTTAAAGCTGATTCACAGCCACATTGTGTTCATCACATCTGACTAAATTCAATTATGCGCTGTATGTGGAGTTAAACTACCTGTTTGTTGAGGTAGATGTAGATGATGGGGTTGTACACAGTGCTGCTCTTGGCTAGGTAAACAGGCACTGTGCCGACCAGCGGGTGAATCTCCACATCTGGGTTGTAGACCACCAGCATGGCCAGGCTGGCATAAGGCATCCAGCTGATCAGAAATGTCAGGACCATTAGAACCACCATGGACGCCACCTTCATCTCTCCTTTAGCTACTGCACCAGCTTCCAGACAGGCCATCTTTGATACCTGTGACATAGATTGTAGCTTAAAATAGTAAAGGGTCCACTGACCTAAGCATACCGCATGTCTGTAAAGTTTTGAGTTGGAGGATGACACGGTACTAGAGCTCTTGAAATTGTATGACTCAGTTTGTTGATCTCACCATTTTGGCAGCAAAAGTGTCAGCAAAATTGATGGCACTGGTATTATTCTCAAACAATGAGTGTAGAAGCAGGAGAAGACACAGGGTCAAACGGCATTGTGTCCTTACGGAGCCCCTTAAGGGACattgaaagaagaaaaaaaaagagatctcgcaaaagtataattttttttttttttactttgatttttttttctgcaatatctcgcaaagtacattttttttttttttcaaccttaattttttcccctttccatGTCCGTTTAGGGGCTCCGTATGTCCTTGgggtacaacaaaataaaatctggCCTGCATCTACCAAAGCATCCAATAGGTGGTGCAAAATCACACAATACGTTGATTCCGTCAAGCCAATCGCCCCACATGAGCACATGGGTGGAAACTATCTCTTTATTGCTAGCGCCGTCTTCTGTAACCCTCCAACATCGCAGCGCCAGTTAACCtatgaatgtgaatgtgatgTAAATTGACAGTCTTCTCCTCTTCTACACTCCTTGCTTTGAAACAGTTAACTGTGCACTTTAAGCAAAGATCCTGGATATAAGGAAGATAGGGCATAACAAGCTTCGCCAATGCAATGAAATCGTAAACACTTCctgtatttatacagtctatggttttgaaGTATTGTGAAgtcaaatataattttcttttgctagtatatatatatatatatatatatatatatatatatatatatatatatatatatatatatatatatatatattcacatttaGATTGACGAGGTCCCAAAGTTaattttctcctgatttgtTGGTCGAAAAAAATGCCCTTTTTGTGTCAGAATATTCAGAAGACATGTGGCCTATGAAAAATAAGCCAATAATAGCACTTTGCTAACTCTgggacaaaagaagaaaaaaagaagtaatcTGTGCTCACTTTCATTTCTCCCACTGAAATCAATAGACTCAGACCTGCCGCTCGTCTCCTGAAGGGGCGTGGCGGTAACTTAACCCACCTGACAGAAACAGGAACTGAGCGGTCAGCTTCTCTGCTTTAAATCAGAGGTAAACACTTCATATCAAAACGTGTTGAATTAAACATCACAGGCCACTACAATGTCCCCTGTTGATTGCCAAGAGCATTTAAACTGCCGGGACAGCGGCCGGGGCAGCCTTCAGTATCCTGACATCTACAATGACTGATCAACTTTCCCTCATCCTACTCTGGAGAGTCACAGAAACACTACAAAAGCTTGTAAGGGTATAAATGGATTCGTGAAAAAGACTCAACTTTGGTGTTTGGACTTTACCGGCTAAAAATGCTTGTGGTAAGTGTCGCTTCAGTGGACGTTATAACGCAATTAACGGTTAATGTAAACTGAGCTAACTTGTTTGTAGTAttacgtcaccctgttaaaataatcggctaactcattttttcacgttttgcaggaaacacaaaaaacttcaccaaaagtgtaacatatgacatttattgatcatttcactcaaaacagatgtaacaaaggatggctattggcattgtaataacactgtgtgtaaattatgtaatttaagagaaataaataacttaggcattttttttaacatgcctttgttactaaagcaagatatggtaacactttattttgaaggtgtctacataagagtcacacaagcctgtcagaaacatgacatgacaagtatcatgagcattaatgttacttcaaagtgtcattaatgttcatgacacatcccatgtcatgtttatgacacgcgctcatgtcactcttatgtagacaccttcaaaataaagtgttaccatatcttgctttagtcacaaaggcatgttcaaaaaattgcctaagtcacattttattttgacttaggcataatccgcttaagtcacacacttgacataggccattatcttaaaggggtaaaatcacatgatctgatcaactgaggatgtaggtgattttaccataggtggccggcgtcatgaggagatgatttaggaaaaaaaaacaacccaattttgccaaaaaatgacttaggcgattattttaacagtgtgacgattagCTAGTCTGTTTCTTTAAATTAAGTGCTGtttatcataaaatataatattatgtaTGATGTGTTGCCTTTCGAAGTTCATCAGACTGTGATGTACGTTTGTTTTCTTGATATCAGACAGAATTGTAAACTTGTTACACTCAGTTTATATATTCAGTCAACTCGCTCCTGCCCCATGTCGgtcacaataacattaattAATGTTAGTTTATATTTGAATCGGACGTCTCTGCAATATGTTATTGCCTTTGGGCTGTTTTAGCTGCTACTTTCCCTACTTAAGTTACAATGTTGCTGTTGAACTTCAGTAGAAGTCTATGGTAGAAGTACTCATTCTGCAGAAAAATGGCCCATGTACTATTGTAACCTGTAACAAGTATAAGCATTTGACTATTGTAGCTAGTCGAGGTTGAGCTAATTGTATATATCCTGTTAAGAAGCTTATTCCAGTccaatcaaaagaaaaaaaacattgttcagTGGTTCCTATCCTGGGGTTCTGAACCCCTCCAAGTCACAAGAAGAAACAAATGGATTTTAAGATAATCAGTTGGAgagcaaagaagaaaaaaatgatgtgctccacaaatatgaaaaaaaaaaatacaacaaataaagCACAAATCTATATACATTTTGGGGGACCTTTCTCTAGCCTTTTATTCTATGAAATATTGGATAATGTATAGCTCCTTCAGCCTCAAACCTGAAAAGTTTTGAGGGGCCCTAAACATTGCTTTTTTGCAAGGTTGGAAGCCACAGGATTAATCTTTAACAACTCACTGTATTTAATAAACTTAACAAACATCAAGTCATATTTGACAAGTTACTTAAGTCATTGCAgatgtcagataaatgtagtggatacAAAAGTATGATGTTTCCCTTTAAGCTTAGAAATTACATACAGAAATACTATAgtgaagtacctcaaaattgtacataaaGCAATATGTCACCCTTAAAATGACCCTTTTAATATTAGTTGGTCACTGCGTCTTACTTTGAATtcttagagagaaaaaaatgtttcacagtAATAGAGTAAGTTTACTTACAGCAGTTACTTGCTACCACTGCCTGTGATGAAGTCAAGTGTATAAAGGCTCACCTGGTGCAGTGTCCACATTAGCTTTCCGTAGGAAGCCAAGATAATGACAAAGGGAACTGCAAAGCACACAGCAAAGTAAGCCAAGATGTAGGAGACGTTTATAGGGTCTCTGCTGTGCCAGTCTGGTGCACAGGACGTCCCCACGCCCTCCAGCTCATACCTGCCCCAGCCAAACAGGGGCGGTAAATTCCAAGTGAGGGACCAGAACCAGGATAAAGCAATCCCTCCCCAGGCATGCTTTCTTTGGAAGGTAAATTGCCCCAATGGCTTACATATAACAAACATCCTCTCCACTGCGATTAGAGCAACTGTGCACAGAGATGTGATACCTGCAGACAAGTGAGGGAAAGTAAAATGTGAATGAATATTGTTATGTGGTTAAATGAAAATTATGTGAgcacagtgatgaactgtgacattgtattaaatgttaaaaatgccATATTTCACATAGGAAAAGAGAAATTCTCCACTAGAATTTTACTATACAGTaatgggaaaaattattagaccaccctttttttcttcagtttcttgatCATGTTATATAAggtataaataaagttacatttgtttgtacaaatataatgatcacaccaaaatagttcataagagtttaatttaagtgctgatatttagccattttccagggttttcttgataacgattttggttattatcaagaacaccatggaaaatggctaaatatcagcacttaaattattgattgattgattgattgtctttatttcgaaaatgcaagcaaataaaaaaaacaagtttaaatattaatagatgaataaataaaaaacaaaacaaaaaagcaaaaaaaaattgagaaaatagacactttctgcaagctcgaaagggagtaggaagaagtaaaaaaacatatcgagtcctacccctaaacaggtctctatatctatatacatatatatatatgaataatcaatatattcacatacaaatattataaacaaacatatatatatgtttatatatatatatatatatatatatatatatatatatatatatatatactataaacaatttatattacattgtaaatacctatacatgtatattgtaaattactatataaatataaatattataaacataaatacaattaccatgtgtattacaaaactacagtctacatatgtccatgttacagaggcttttctaaatttctgtactttgtaaagatgatgtctttatatttgtttttaaactgtcttatgttttggcttttctgtactTCCACACTTAACTTATTCCACAATTTAACTCCGTAGATGCTGATACAAAAGCTCTTTTTGGTTGTGCGTTTGCGGTGGACATTGAAGTTTAGCTGTCCCCTAAGCTTATACCCTCCCTCCCGTTCAGAAAACATTGCCTGTATGTTTTTTGGTAGCATATTATTGCTGGCTTTGAAGATTGTTTGGGCAGTTTTGAATTCGAATTAAACTCTGATCagctattgttgttattatcattatatttatccaaacaaatgtacctttagttgtaccaagcattaaaatgaacaagaaactgtaaaaaaaacaatggtctaataattctttccatgactgttaACCATTGCACTATGTTCCTCTCTTCACTCACCAAACAGGGCCACCGCAAAGCCCTCCATCACGCAGCCTGTTCTTCCCAGGGAGAAGTACCCCTGGGCGTTGTTGACCACAGACAGCACCCCTCCAGTCATGGCTGTGCCCAGGTCAGCCACAGCCATGTTCACCAGAGCGTAGTTGAGCGGCTGCCTCAGCTGCTTGTGCATGAGGGACACGATGATCACTGTAGCGTTGAGTACGATGGCGGGACCGGTGAAAATTCCCATAATGATGGAGAGAAGGATGAAGCCAGCGCGTGACAAAGGGGGTTCCCCCTGTGGGCCCACGTAGGAGGAAGCATTTTGGTAAAAAACAGATGGTTGCATGGATGCAAAGCTTTAAAAAGCAAGCGAGGAAGATTCTTCTTGTCCCGGAGCTCCTAGATGTTCAATATCTCACTACTTGAGTGTGACAACTGAGATTAAATGCCCACAGTTCAACATAAGTCCTCCCGATCCAGTCTGGACTTAGCATAGAGTAATTCCACTAAATGGTGATCCTTGATCCTTCACCTTTTGCTTGATTGTAAAGGCACTTAAACAGAATGACTCCACAGGACTCCTCAGGATCAGTCCTCTAAGcaagtgcaaaaaaagaaaagctcagAAGAGGTGTGTCACAACATGTAGTGAAATATATGGATGAGGGCTGATGATCTATTTCTGgctctttctctcactttctgtttgttttgctcCCTGACTCTACATCTTGTTTTGCTTACACAAACTAAGGGTCAGAGAAAGTTTAACCAACGTCAGATCAGGTCAGACTATTTATAGACCACATATAAGAACAATAGATGAGCTTTACAAGATCATTCTAGTACATTTACActtctaaaatgaaaaaaaaaccctgacaaTTAAGTTTTGCCAACAAAATGAACGACTGACCGACTCCAACATACAGAGAGTTAAAGTCTTCAAGTCGCAAAGAGATGATTGCATGTAAAACgggtttaaaaacaacaacaaaattaaatagaCTTGTAAGCAAGATCCACCTCcttggaaaaaaatagtttttcaaCACATACATAGAGAGTGACTGACAAATTggtttaatttgaatttaaattaaaccaGTTGAAAGGCGTCGTTGCACAGTGGAAATACTTACTGCAAAAATAATTGACAAGTGTTAGACAGACACAGCTAGTTCGGCACAGCAATCCGGTTAAATTGATCAAcattaaatgattaataaagtaattatactGGCATTAGTaacagattaataataatagcagaTTGATGTATTATGGTGGACACTTGTTGGTATTTTCTTTTCTATAACTGaagcatttttattattttgattcaTAGCTTAAGGTGAGGAACAGAGAATGTTTAAAAGAACAGTTGTAAGGAAGATATTTGTTCTTGGATGAGACTGTGCAGATGGATTTTTTAAGCATGTAACACTTTCCCTAGATCTATGTGGAATGA
Coding sequences within:
- the LOC131968812 gene encoding parapinopsin-like yields the protein MQPSVFYQNASSYVGPQGEPPLSRAGFILLSIIMGIFTGPAIVLNATVIIVSLMHKQLRQPLNYALVNMAVADLGTAMTGGVLSVVNNAQGYFSLGRTGCVMEGFAVALFGITSLCTVALIAVERMFVICKPLGQFTFQRKHAWGGIALSWFWSLTWNLPPLFGWGRYELEGVGTSCAPDWHSRDPINVSYILAYFAVCFAVPFVIILASYGKLMWTLHQVSKMACLEAGAVAKGEMKVASMVVLMVLTFLISWMPYASLAMLVVYNPDVEIHPLVGTVPVYLAKSSTVYNPIIYIYLNKQFRKYAVPFLLCGKEPLVDDDASEAATTVEPPSGKVYPA